In Oncorhynchus clarkii lewisi isolate Uvic-CL-2024 chromosome 2, UVic_Ocla_1.0, whole genome shotgun sequence, one DNA window encodes the following:
- the LOC139423199 gene encoding FXYD domain-containing ion transport regulator 6-like isoform X2 has translation MDLSLLVAFCSCVPPALGSGFGREMPALTMDEKDYDAAFHYDYESLRIGGLIFAVVLFVMGIVLIVSRKCPCKSSPKSRPAGVPEAEAGAVTSPK, from the exons ATGGATCTCTCTCTGTTGGTGGCATTCTGCTCCTGTGTTCCTCCTGCTTTGG GGTCAGGATTTGGCAGGGAGATGCCAG CATTGACGATGGATGAAAAAG ACTATGACGCTGCGTTTCACTACG ACTATGAATCTCTGAGGATCGGTGGACTGATCTTCGCTGTGGTACTGTTTGTCATGGGCATTGTCCTCATTGTCA gCCGGAAATGCCCATGCAAATCAAGTCCGAAGTCACG GCCTGCTGGAGTACCGGAGGCAGAGGCAGGGGCTGTGACAA GTCCCAAGTGA
- the LOC139423199 gene encoding FXYD domain-containing ion transport regulator 6-like isoform X1, which produces MDLSLLVAFCSCVPPALGSGFGREMPGSSIGRDMPALTMDEKDYDAAFHYDYESLRIGGLIFAVVLFVMGIVLIVSRKCPCKSSPKSRPAGVPEAEAGAVTSPK; this is translated from the exons ATGGATCTCTCTCTGTTGGTGGCATTCTGCTCCTGTGTTCCTCCTGCTTTGG GGTCAGGATTTGGCAGGGAGATGCCAG GGTCATCTATAGGCAGGGACATGCCAG CATTGACGATGGATGAAAAAG ACTATGACGCTGCGTTTCACTACG ACTATGAATCTCTGAGGATCGGTGGACTGATCTTCGCTGTGGTACTGTTTGTCATGGGCATTGTCCTCATTGTCA gCCGGAAATGCCCATGCAAATCAAGTCCGAAGTCACG GCCTGCTGGAGTACCGGAGGCAGAGGCAGGGGCTGTGACAA GTCCCAAGTGA
- the LOC139423199 gene encoding FXYD domain-containing ion transport regulator 6-like isoform X3, which produces MDLSLLVAFCSCVPPALALTMDEKDYDAAFHYDYESLRIGGLIFAVVLFVMGIVLIVSRKCPCKSSPKSRPAGVPEAEAGAVTSPK; this is translated from the exons ATGGATCTCTCTCTGTTGGTGGCATTCTGCTCCTGTGTTCCTCCTGCTTTGG CATTGACGATGGATGAAAAAG ACTATGACGCTGCGTTTCACTACG ACTATGAATCTCTGAGGATCGGTGGACTGATCTTCGCTGTGGTACTGTTTGTCATGGGCATTGTCCTCATTGTCA gCCGGAAATGCCCATGCAAATCAAGTCCGAAGTCACG GCCTGCTGGAGTACCGGAGGCAGAGGCAGGGGCTGTGACAA GTCCCAAGTGA
- the LOC139380038 gene encoding NF-kappa-B inhibitor delta-like, producing the protein MHWQKSPKEKPCYTLPTVKKLLEQKRKRETSSTATTSTGVPTATVLSQQVSTPEKSTSTGVASSYSDMAVGYERWGPMDEHQALSAIHEGPFSPMGNNYFSSPSSSMDYSQTPAYSTQMASSYSTQQMQDYSDTRMPQCYTECPVTEAVSSLVPSGPLQSAVFSWSSGALGPTELVQQVFSGQMDVIKLEEARMFLRGMDYSRTTWQDDDGDTILHIYTAKGLREYAFAAAERLAELGRLDSKEHKGKSALLVAVTANHPEIVQDLLSLGADINACDVKGQTALHLAATYGFPRVMQVILSIGPGVNLEARNFEGLTPLHCAAISHSDTMKTLSSLSSTGLGDASLHALAEEKLSWLQMLLNTGASLTSQEIKSNKTVLHLAVKEGNIQLVRHLLKTPLDNMRDFVNMKAHGHTALHMAAGLHGSPHQEEMLRLLLGRGADPSIRNLENDQPAHLLQSGPHGEQLKLILKKRSASSRRRVMSLQDKD; encoded by the exons CACCGAAGGAGAAGCCGTGTTACACTCTTCCCACAGTGAAGAAACTCCTGGagcagaagaggaagagggagacctCCTCGACGGCAACAACCAGTACCGGTGTCCCCACTGCCACTGTCCTCTCCCAACAGGTGTCAACACCAGAGAAGTCTACCTCAACAG GTGTAGCCAGCAGCTACTCAGACATGGCAGTGGGGTATGAGAGATGGGGTCCTATGGATGAGCACCAAGCCCTCTCGGCCATACATGAAGGTCCATTCTCCCCTATGGGGAACAATTACTTCTCCAGCCCATCCTCCTCAATGGACTACAGCCAAACTCCGGCCTACAGCACTCAGATGGCCTCCAGCTACAGCACACAGCAGATGCAGGACTACTCAGACACCAGGATGCCCCAGTGTTAT ACGGAGTGTCCAGTGACCGAGGCTGTGTCTAGTTTGGTTCCTTCAGGGCCCCTGCAGTCTGCTGTCTTCTCCTGGTCATCGGGGGCCCTGGGCCCCACAGAGCTTGTCCAGCAGGTGTTTAGTGGCCAGATGGATGTCATTAAGCTGGAGGAAGCCAGGATGTTCCTCAGAGGGATGGACTACAGCAGAACCACCTGGCAGGATGACGACGGAGACac GATTCTGCACATCTATACAGCCAAGGGCCTGAGGGAGTATGCATTCGCTGCAGCAGAGAGGCTTGCTGAGCTGGGCAGGCTAGACTCCAAGGAACACAAGGGGAAG TCTGCTTTGCTGGTGGCGGTGACTGCTAACCATCCGGAAATCGTCCAGGATCTGTTGTCTTTAGGAGCGGATATAAATGCCTGTGATGTCAAAGGTCAAACAGCACTTCATCTTGCTGCCACCTATGGCTTCCCCAGGGTTATGCAG GTTATTCTCTCCATTGGGCCTGGAGTGAACCTGGAGGCTCGCAATTTTGAAG GTCTGACTCCTCTGCACTGTGCAGCCATCTCTCACAGTGACACCATGAagactctctcctccctctcctccaccggGCTGGGTGATGCCAGCCTCCATGCCCTGGCAGAGGAGAAGCTCTCCTGGCTGCAGATGCTACTCAACACTGGAGCCTCCCTGACCAGCCAG GAAATCAAAAGTAACAAGACTGTTCTTCACCTGGCTGTGAAGGAGGGGAACATCCAGCTGGTTCGCCATCTGCTGAAGACCCCCCTAGACAACATGAGGGACTTTGTCAACATGAAG GCCCATGGTCATACTGCGCTGCACATGGCTGCTGGTctccatggcagcccacaccaagAGGAGATGCTGAGGCTGCTGCTGGGCCGAGGGGCCGACCCCAGCATCCGCAACCTGGAGAACGACCAGCCTGCACACCTGCTGCAGAGTGGACCCCACGGGGAACAG CTCAAGCTCATCCTGAAGAAGAGAAGTGCTTCCTCTCGTCGACGTGTAATGTCCTTACAGGACAAAGACTGA